The DNA segment ACGAGATTTGGGCCACAAGTTCCCATCTCTTAGTTCAGAAAGAAGATAGTTGTACTGTGATTCTTGCACTTCCAGTACTATATAAATACAGTTGCTGGCAGTATAGGAATGTTAGTCAACTGGTATATCTTGCACAGGGGTTGTAAAGATTTCATCATTTCAGCTGTCTGAACGTTCACAACCTAACTTTTTTGTTAGCTTCATGTCTGCTTTTGTCTGTGCATTCCCACGGTGACACAGCAACCGATGTAGGAAAAGTTATCAATAAACAACTTGATGGCTTATGCATATGTTTCTACTTATCCTAAAATCATAAGGGGTACTTGAAATTCAAGGGAGATTCGATATAAATTGTCCCTGCAGTTGTTTGTTTGTCAATTAAATGTAATTCTGTTTTAGTTCATCATAGTAATTCTAAAGAAATTACCTTCTTATACTAAGGAACACAAATCCACATATTAGTCTTGTCTTAACCCAACAGTGATGGGTATGTCAAAGTggcaaatttttttttatttttctttctcactgtttGACATCTGATTTACCCTAATTTCCTTATGGGTAAGAAATGTCTAAACTACAGATGTTTTACAAATAAGCAAATTTAGTAGATGTCTAATCTTTCATATAAATTTAGGTTCATaatcaatatatgatatatacagaatTGCTAAGATATATGTTGTATGGCTACAATGCACAATTTTTTTCCTCCATCACTGATGATTCCCTCTAACTGAAcctattatttaatattttctcttttgacTCAGGAAaaacaaccataaaaaaatattaaattcaaTTGTAAATACATTTAAGACAAACAGAATTATTGAAACCAAAAAAAACTGGGTTAACAAAGGTAGAATAAATTACAGAATTGCCAACAGTGAATCTGAAATGTGTTGCTCCTTCACATCCTAGTAAaccaaaggaggaaaaaataaaacaatacaaacttttactttttattgttttccttaacatggtaacatattttacatattttgagTATAAGAAATTAAAATCAAATCGTATGATGAAATTCCATTTTAAAATCACTGGGGCTTATTGCAGATTTTCCATTAATCATTGATGCTTTTATGGCATTATATAATTAAAACctttaaatatatttacgtaaAGTATATTCAACAATATCTTTAAATTGCTGTAGTTTTGGCTACTCTTTCATATTTCAGTGTTAAAGCAAGTTTTTCTAGTTGATCAAGTTCGCGCTGTTTACCTGTATCTCTCAGCCAAGcctgaaaacaaaaatatgtatatattaatctgtGTGTACTTGTTCCTTTTGTGTATTTTGGTTTACACCAACAATAATGCATTCACCATGCTACAAAACTTATGCTGTACATAAGttcaaaggaaaaagagagggaaagagaatgagaaaaagaagagaggctataagaaagagacagaaaaagaaaagaaaaatgtagacCCAGCATAAGTGTGATCCAACAGCAAAAACTGTTACAAACCCACCTTGAATCTTGCATCAATAGCCTTTTGCAGAATGGCTCTTTGCTCTGGCGTCAAGTCTGCATCCCTGACTTCTGCCCGGAAACTAGACACACATTTTCCAGCTTCTTCTACACTCtggggaatgaaaaagaaagaaatatagaagccCATTgtgatatatgagagagagaggggagggggggggggagaaataaaatCATTAGGTTACGATACTCTGAGAGTATGTTATGACAATGGTAATTTTCATCTGCATTCATAATCTTATAAATATGAATGGAAGATAATGACCTAAAATGTGACACCACTAAAGGGCCGGTCACATTAATctattctgtccagggatccctttacagagctggATGCTTCCCTAGCTAGATCTGAGATGAAAATCCCTCTGCAGCCTGAAAATGCTATGTTGGTATTTCATCCCTGCCTAGAGCTAAAAGATATTGCTGAAACAAAAACTACAATATAATTACTGGTAAACTCATTACTTAGAAccttaaataaaaaagataaaaacaaaattaattataaaacagATATAATGCATCAAACAATGACATCTCACTAAATGTTTATAGATTATTCAGATAAACTTTCATTCGACTAACGAACATATACCTCAACCCACCCCGACGTGCCAAAAACATGGAGCTCTCTTTGGAAGTTATTTACTTGTGGAACACCAGTTATAAGGATTATAAAAGCAGGAATTTGAAAAGAACATTAATGGATGAATCATGAAGTAGCCCGTAAAAGCATCCCTCTCTGTAGCTGACCAGACTTTGGCACTCCTGTCTAGGGATCCCAGGACAGAATAGACTTACGCTTAATGTACAGCTGAGAAGttcaatttctccttttttacttACGAGACAATATCAGGAATgtttacaatataataataatgacaataatgaaaaattaagatCAAGAAGAAATTTCAAGACAACTCTATAAACACTAcacaatgggggtggggggaaagaagaTATGCCCCAGCTACCTAGACAACCAGGTCTAGGTAGCTGGGGCATATCTGTCGACCTCTGTTGAAATGCCAGGTCAAGGTTCTGAATGCTTTGTTATTTTGCAAGGTACAACTAAAAGCATCCCAACCTAAAGGTGGTAGTGCTTGGGTTTTTGTGCTTCTGGCAGTGCAGAAAGGAGGGCACAGTGTTGTGGTGTAGGGAGTGTAAAGATTTGTGGGTAGCTGAAAGGATGAACTAAGTCAGGTGACTATCAATCACCTTGCTTAGACTTGCCCCTGGGACAGAGTAGTTCTAAGTTATCAATAGTTTTCCTTGAGTAAAGTAATATCAACAAACCTCCTTTTCTCTATAAAAAGAGGCAGCTCTCACCTTAGCAAACTCATGAGGAAGacctgggggaaggagggggggtctGCCGTCCACAGGAGCAGTTTGGGTGAATGGAATGACTAGCAGCTGGAAGTCCTCGGGATTCATCACTTCACACGCACCACTGAGAACACCACCTTCACTCCCTGAGAGGgcatggaagagagggggattgaagagagaaaaatttgTTAGTTTGACATCAAATAAACTAGAGAACAGTGCTATAGTGGGTGATAAAAAGGAATTTATAACAATCCTGACAGCctatgaaaaaaaatagttactGATGTTCATACATTGTTTAACCATAGACAAACCAATTGACTGAATATACCTTTTGatgaaacattttaaaaaatggtaTTTAGTTAATTCAAATTTCACAATATTGGGTTTAACAAGGCCTTTTGTACTAACCAAGATGCAGGGGTCTATTCCACATGTTGATGTGAGGGCGAAGTTGTGTCTGGGCCATGTGGTGCTTGAGGCGAGGATAGTGGATATTCAGGGGAGCTACAGTCACACCCTGTGTGCGCCCTCCTACAAGTAATGGCCTCTGGGGAGACAATGTGTGTATTACGATGCCCCGGCAATCTGCTATGACCAGGGACCTTGCTGCACACACAACAACAGTGTTACGACATTCACTTAACTTAACGCGTCCTGCCACGGGCCCAAGCACAACTCGGGTGTCATGGCATTTGTGGATGACTGCATGTCTGGTAGAAAGAAATGATTCATTACAACAGGAAATATCATAAACCTATTTAAGAATCAAGCACTAATTTTTAGCCTACCAATAGTTTACATTTTGAACTGATGGATATTTTTGAAAGTAAACCCTAAGAAGTATTATTCCCCTAAAATGCACTCTTCATGAACTCTGATCACGGAAACTCATTCCCTTCACAACCTCAAATTCTGTTCTTGTAAAGATGAAACATGAGTAACAGGACAATCACTACTAAATAAAAAGGATCCCTTGAAAatgccttcctctttccttacctaAGGGGTTGGAGGACAAATATATTTGATTTAGAACATCGCCGCACTTTCAGATCTGTATACGTTGCTTCTTCGCCCATGTAGGCTGTCATGCCATCCACCAGTTCACATATGTACATGAGTCTGTGACTGGAAAGATTAAAGGTAAACTTCAGCAATTATAATCTATATACAGACAGCGCCATAAAAGctagatatttctttatttccatgaCTTGATTTCAGTGATAATTACTAAAGAAtattataagataaaataaaataacttaaaacaaaataagaaaatatactcAAGAAAACCATGTTCAGAATGAGTAACCCTCTAAATAACAGTCTGGTtatctataataaaaacacaacTTAAAGTTCTCACCCTGGTGCTGGAGAAGCTACAAGCCTATGATGGGAAGGTTGGGTTAAAGATACGACTGGCCACGATTGTCTACACCCTCGACGCACACACAGCCACTCCCCGTGTGGTGCCCAGTCCAACCCTCTCAGTAACCACTGCTCAAACAGACTGTGCAAAAACATCAGCAATATGTAGCAAATATAAagacaatgcatatatatatatatatatatatatatatatataaatatataaatatatatatatatatatatatatatatataaatatataaatatataaatatatatatatatatatatatatatatatatataaatatatatatatatatatatatatatatatatatatatatatataaatatatatatatatatatatatatatatatatatatatatatatatatatatatatatatatatatatatatatgtgtgtatgtatgtaggtatgtaagtatgcatgtttataaGTATGAACaaatgtgtggatacatatatacagtatataagatATAAGCACATGTATATCATACTTGTGCATATGTAACAAAAACAGGTAGTAGGAGCATAACTTACCCCTTTTGGAAGGCATTTTTTTTGCTAAGATATCCAGATCTATAGCAATTATTGGCATCTGTGGCCACAGATAATAAGTCTCTCTCTGTTCtgccaaaagaggaaaaaagatctTTAGTTTGCAAATATTTTACCCTGTATGAAATCAACATACTCTGTCaaaatgattaatggttaaattgatatatattcattgcaCTAATATATGCAACATCTAGCATTAACATTGTGCACTGAGTATCATGTCTCAGTTTTCTTTTGAAAATATTATTACCAGTGTTATTAGCCTCTAGAAGTATGCTAAGGTATCCCATTTTGCAATATAACATCATGAACATATTTTACTATACTGTAAAGATGCACACTAAATCTAACACATTTTTTTAACACAACACCTACTTTTCTCCCTGCACAGATGCTCCCAGGATGAAGGAGAGCGAATTGACTACATCCACGGACAGGACACCTGCTGACTTCATAAAACCTAGCAGTTCTCTTGCTGTGCGTTtatctcctgttttctttttcttctccgtgtCTTCTACTTGTAAATGCTGTGAGCAGGAAGGAAATGTAAATGATCATCAATATGCATTTTTAACTTATTTCTAAAAATACAAAGACGTATTAAAGCATCAATACCAATACAAATATGGAGCCAATTGCATTAATttttaacaaaaatatacaagtatataccaATCCACTATAAAGTCTTAGAAGTTACAATAATGACCAAACATTTTACATTGACATTTCATAACAATTACTAGAACACTCATGAAACAATGCacatacaaaatttatatataagtataacatcaacaaaacactCCTTCCTACAAGCCTTCAGTGCCAGTTCACTACACACGACAATTCAGTCACTATCAAGGGACACACACATGCCTTAACCTCTTACAGCTGGGCACATCTATAGCCATCATGAAAAACCAACTCATTGTGACGGGTACAGCTAAAAGCTAAAGCAAGGCAAGCGGGAAGTTCTGCTACACATAGTGGACTCCCCAGTCAAATAGCTGGACGGTTCCAGAAGTCACTGGAATGAGTGACACCCAGAGATTTCTGGCACCGTCACTGTAGCGTTAAAAGTGCGACTCAGAATGGTAAACAGATCCGAGTGGACTCACCCCAGCTAAGAGGCTTAGGAGTTCTGGCAGCGCTTCCCGTACAAACTCCGAGTGCTTCTCTTCGAGTAACTGCTTTCGGGAGGTCCCTGTGCTATTGTTATTGGGCCATCTGAGTCACAAGAGTTAGGGAATCTTTACACAGAAgtcatgataagaatgaaaatgggtATTTTGGCATCTTCAAAATATATGACCAaagataacaaaagtaaaaaataataaaacacagatTACGGTAATACAATATGTGTCAGTAGCCAGTGTTAACATGCAACAAAAATGCAAATAGATATCATGCGTAGAAAGACATATTTCAACACGCAGGTAGATATTAGCGATAAACAGGAGAATGGTTTGAGTGGTGAACTAAGTGATTTGTgtacaaagcaaagaaataacTGTGAGGTGTACTTCATGGTCCTACAAAATATGCCACTTTCTAGTCTACCATTCTGAAACAATTACAGACTAAGGTACTACATAAGGCAATCTAATATAAATGCCTGACAAATCCCAACTACTTATAAACATGAACTAGAACCTGTACAgtcagaaatgaagagaagagttgGGCtacaataagagagaaaggatgaagggaagagacagagtgTAAGGCCAACTGTCCTTTTGAAATCTCTATGAATCAAGGCAGGGTAAGTTTTAGTTAATggctttttccccccttttcgtaAGCAGTGTCAGACCAGCTGTCTCTAACGAAACTGAAAGCAAACTCAAAAGCTATATCTCTGgaacatcatttttctttttccagcactctctttctttatttcccctaaCACAGTGACTTTTGAGGAGATACATCTGGGCCCTTATCAGAAAAGTacataaatcaattaataataaaaaaaaaagcacagcatCCCATCAACTATTTGAGGTAGCAGATGTTGTTAATGTGCTGTTGTTTATGACTGTCTGTATCCTTGTCATActaggatgggaagagagggggaaggtcgcGGCTCGCAGATCATCGAAACCGAGACCAGAGGTTATCCCACCAAAGAGAACCAAAGCAattaaccctttccctttctaaagCAAAGAATACTTATGACCGAGATGGCTGACAGACTTTAAAACACAGTAGTTGCGATGACATCATTACTGCTAGGCTACTGTCAAGAGGCATATTACTGACAGGTCAAAATCAACAAAGTAGTGATTAGGAAAGGAAACTATGAACCATGACAGTtccatgaaataaaataaaaatttaaggaCTTGGAAGTGCATACCAGatagtgaaaaatgaaaatgaaaagtccCTTATTAGGTATTACTTACTTGTAAACTAACAATTGTATCAACACTAAATCTAATGAATCAATGACTCTTAAGAAAAGTGATAAAAGGAACCAAGAATGAACTAAAATTGACAGAGGGGAGAATAGAGGGTGGAATTgaaaaagaatgtaaaaatataaatgaaagagagagagagagaaagaaagagatatggaagagaaatacagagagatggaagagaaatacagagagatacggaagagaaagacagagagatacggaagagaaagacagagagacgggagagaaagacagagagagacggaagagaaagacagagagagacggaacagaaagacagagagagacggaagagaaagacagagagagacggaagagaaagacagagagatggaagagaaagacagagagagacggaagagaaagacagagagagacggaagagaaagacagagagagacggaagagaaagacagagagagacggaagagaaatacagagagagacggaagagaaagacagagagagacggaagagaaagacagagagagatggaagagaaagacagaaagagatggaagagaaagacagagagagatggaagagaaatacagagagatacggaagagaaagacagagagatacggaagagaaagacagagacgggagagaaagacagagagagacggaagagaaagacagagagagacggaacagaaagacagagagagacggaagagaaagacagagagatacggaagagaaagacagagagatggaagagaaagacagagagagacggaagagaaagacagagagagacggaagagaaagacagagagagacggaagagaaagacagagagagacggaagagaaagacagagagagacggaagagaaagacagagagagacggaagagaaagacagagagatggaagagaaggagagagagatggaagagaaagacagagagagacggaagagaaagacagagagagacagaagagaaagacaaacagaggggtagagagagagagagatatgaaagagaaggagagagagatggaagagaaagacagagagagacggaagaaaaagacagagagagacggaagagaaagacagagagagatggaagagaaagacagaaagagatggaagagaaagacagagagagatggaagagaaagacagagagagatggaagagaaagacagagagagatggaagagaaagacagagagagatggaagagaaagacagagagagatggaagagaaagagagagagatggaagagaaagacagagagagatggaagagaaagacagagagagatggaagagaaagacagagagagatggaagagaaagacagagagagatggaagagaaagagagagagatggaagagaaagacagagagagatggaagagaaagacagagagagatggaagagaaagacagagagagatggaagagaaagacagagagagacggaagagaaagacagagagagacggaagagaaatacagaaagagacggaagagaaagacagagagagacggaagagaaagacagagagatggaagagaaggagagagagatggaagagaaagacagagagagacagaagagaaagacaaacaagagaaggagagagagatggaagagaaagacagagagagacagaagagaaagacaaacagaggggtagagagaaagagagaaagatatggaagagaaggagagagagacggaagagatagaaagagagatggaagggaaagaaagagagagatgaaagagaaggagagagagatggaagagaaagacagagagagtcagaagagagagagagaggggcagaaaaaggagagagagggagggagggagggagggagggagggagggaggtagagagagagggagggaggtagagagagggagggaggtagagagagagggaggtagagcgggaggtagagagggaggtagagtgggaggtagagaaagagagagagagagagagagagagagagagagagagagagagagagaagagatggaaagaaagagggagatggagagagagaaagagaggaaggagagatggaaagaaagagggagatggagagagagagagagggggagagatggaaagagacagagagagggagagatggaaagaaagagggagatagagaggtggacagaactagggagatggaggggaagtagGAAAAGGATGATGTAgacataaaggaagagaaagaaaaaacaaatgggaATGAGAAACAGAGGGGGACGTCCAGCAAAGcatgtaaggggggagggagagagagagagagagagagagagagagagagagagagagagagagagagagagagagagagagagagagaggaaaaaagaaggacagagggagagagggagggggagagagagggaggggaggggaggggaggggaggggagggggggagggagagggagagagagaaggagagagagggagagagagagaaggagagagagggagagagagagaaggacagagagagaataataaaatgaaagttatatgtgtctatatatatatatatatatataaatatatatatatatatatatatatatatatatatatagagagagagagagagagagaggggggagagagagagagagg comes from the Penaeus chinensis breed Huanghai No. 1 chromosome 32, ASM1920278v2, whole genome shotgun sequence genome and includes:
- the LOC125042378 gene encoding TBCC domain-containing protein 1-like isoform X1; the encoded protein is MGDVQLWVRPEVMELGVLPILPPDKISMEMLSRLLQYARDLGERGYPKMSYDTWKHIAVKKQMGLSVECSMVVFFSCLLFSKLQPGRDKELEASLSSAATQKERDEVMGDVDVWTMELIIVLYLHRVTSAHPRAVARQASLQSLTTDPYPCHRWPNNNSTGTSRKQLLEEKHSEFVREALPELLSLLAGHLQVEDTEKKKKTGDKRTARELLGFMKSAGVLSVDVVNSLSFILGASVQGEKTERDLLSVATDANNCYRSGYLSKKNAFQKGLFEQWLLRGLDWAPHGEWLCVRRGCRQSWPVVSLTQPSHHRLVASPAPGHRLMYICELVDGMTAYMGEEATYTDLKVRRCSKSNIFVLQPLRHAVIHKCHDTRVVLGPVAGRVKLSECRNTVVVCAARSLVIADCRGIVIHTLSPQRPLLVGGRTQGVTVAPLNIHYPRLKHHMAQTQLRPHINMWNRPLHLGSEGGVLSGACEVMNPEDFQLLVIPFTQTAPVDGRPPLLPPGLPHEFAKSVEEAGKCVSSFRAEVRDADLTPEQRAILQKAIDARFKAWLRDTGKQRELDQLEKLALTLKYERVAKTTAI
- the LOC125042378 gene encoding TBCC domain-containing protein 1-like isoform X4; amino-acid sequence: MGDVQLWVRPEVMELGVLPILPPDKISMEMLSRLLQYARDLGERGYPKMSYDTWKHIAVKKVNGPVGGVQHGRVLLVPPVLQAAARAGQGARGVAVIGCHAEGTRWPNNNSTGTSRKQLLEEKHSEFVREALPELLSLLAGHLQVEDTEKKKKTGDKRTARELLGFMKSAGVLSVDVVNSLSFILGASVQGEKTERDLLSVATDANNCYRSGYLSKKNAFQKGLFEQWLLRGLDWAPHGEWLCVRRGCRQSWPVVSLTQPSHHRLVASPAPGHRLMYICELVDGMTAYMGEEATYTDLKVRRCSKSNIFVLQPLRHAVIHKCHDTRVVLGPVAGRVKLSECRNTVVVCAARSLVIADCRGIVIHTLSPQRPLLVGGRTQGVTVAPLNIHYPRLKHHMAQTQLRPHINMWNRPLHLGSEGGVLSGACEVMNPEDFQLLVIPFTQTAPVDGRPPLLPPGLPHEFAKSVEEAGKCVSSFRAEVRDADLTPEQRAILQKAIDARFKAWLRDTGKQRELDQLEKLALTLKYERVAKTTAI
- the LOC125042378 gene encoding TBCC domain-containing protein 1-like isoform X2 — its product is MGDVQLWVRPEVMELGVLPILPPDKISMEMLSRLLQYARDLGERGYPKMSYDTWKHIAVKKMGLSVECSMVVFFSCLLFSKLQPGRDKELEASLSSAATQKERDEVMGDVDVWTMELIIVLYLHRVTSAHPRAVARQASLQSLTTDPYPCHRWPNNNSTGTSRKQLLEEKHSEFVREALPELLSLLAGHLQVEDTEKKKKTGDKRTARELLGFMKSAGVLSVDVVNSLSFILGASVQGEKTERDLLSVATDANNCYRSGYLSKKNAFQKGLFEQWLLRGLDWAPHGEWLCVRRGCRQSWPVVSLTQPSHHRLVASPAPGHRLMYICELVDGMTAYMGEEATYTDLKVRRCSKSNIFVLQPLRHAVIHKCHDTRVVLGPVAGRVKLSECRNTVVVCAARSLVIADCRGIVIHTLSPQRPLLVGGRTQGVTVAPLNIHYPRLKHHMAQTQLRPHINMWNRPLHLGSEGGVLSGACEVMNPEDFQLLVIPFTQTAPVDGRPPLLPPGLPHEFAKSVEEAGKCVSSFRAEVRDADLTPEQRAILQKAIDARFKAWLRDTGKQRELDQLEKLALTLKYERVAKTTAI
- the LOC125042378 gene encoding TBCC domain-containing protein 1-like isoform X3 yields the protein MGDVQLWVRPEVMELGVLPILPPDKISMEMLSRLLQYARDLGERGYPKMSYDTWKHIAVKKQMGLSVECSMVVFFSCLLFSKLQPGRDKELEASLSSAATQKERDEVMGDVDVWTMELIIVLYLHRVTSAHPRAVARQASLQSLTTDPWPNNNSTGTSRKQLLEEKHSEFVREALPELLSLLAGHLQVEDTEKKKKTGDKRTARELLGFMKSAGVLSVDVVNSLSFILGASVQGEKTERDLLSVATDANNCYRSGYLSKKNAFQKGLFEQWLLRGLDWAPHGEWLCVRRGCRQSWPVVSLTQPSHHRLVASPAPGHRLMYICELVDGMTAYMGEEATYTDLKVRRCSKSNIFVLQPLRHAVIHKCHDTRVVLGPVAGRVKLSECRNTVVVCAARSLVIADCRGIVIHTLSPQRPLLVGGRTQGVTVAPLNIHYPRLKHHMAQTQLRPHINMWNRPLHLGSEGGVLSGACEVMNPEDFQLLVIPFTQTAPVDGRPPLLPPGLPHEFAKSVEEAGKCVSSFRAEVRDADLTPEQRAILQKAIDARFKAWLRDTGKQRELDQLEKLALTLKYERVAKTTAI